A window from Staphylococcus succinus encodes these proteins:
- a CDS encoding DnaD domain-containing protein: MNREQLKTRPVVIRKELLDHYNELGLNETELVILIKLIHASEMSDKQPSIESLQQGTSLNSREITSIIQGLIQHDLLELNVNKDEEGKFTEYMNLDKFYDRLSEIMQQIHVKQDEHETELEFNTLFQKIEQAFGRPLSPYEIETLNQWLDVDKHDLAVIQAALDEAASQNKMSLKYIDRILLNWKKNNVKTIEDSKKISSQFKQPKMKHTISKVPKFDWLNGENPNDK, encoded by the coding sequence TTGAATAGAGAACAATTAAAGACAAGACCTGTTGTGATTAGAAAAGAGTTGCTTGACCATTATAATGAACTCGGACTTAATGAAACGGAATTAGTCATTTTAATAAAGCTAATACATGCTTCAGAAATGTCCGATAAGCAACCATCGATTGAATCACTTCAACAAGGAACTTCCCTAAATTCAAGAGAGATTACATCTATCATTCAGGGGTTAATACAACATGATTTGCTAGAATTAAATGTTAATAAAGATGAAGAAGGTAAGTTCACTGAATATATGAATCTCGATAAATTTTATGATAGATTAAGTGAAATTATGCAACAAATACATGTTAAACAAGATGAACATGAAACAGAACTTGAATTTAACACATTGTTCCAGAAAATTGAGCAAGCTTTTGGAAGGCCGTTATCACCTTATGAGATTGAGACTTTAAATCAATGGTTAGATGTAGATAAACATGATTTGGCTGTCATACAAGCAGCTTTAGACGAAGCAGCAAGTCAAAACAAGATGAGCCTTAAATATATTGATCGTATTTTACTGAACTGGAAAAAAAATAATGTCAAAACCATTGAAGATTCCAAAAAAATAAGCAGCCAATTTAAACAACCTAAAATGAAACATACGATAAGTAAGGTTCCTAAATTTGATTGGCTCAATGGGGAGAATCCAAATGATAAGTAA